One window of the Candidatus Diapherotrites archaeon genome contains the following:
- the rpe gene encoding ribulose-phosphate 3-epimerase gives MVLIAPSILSADFSVLGEEIKRVEEAGADLLHLDVMDGLFVQNISFGLPVIESICGRTRVPLDIHLMISEPEKLIERFLSFKPEFLSFHVEATKKQDELIELIKSNNVKAGIAVNALTPVKEVLAFLDSVDMVLVMSVNAGFGGQKFLEESIQKIRELNELKEERGLNFELEVDGGINELNARKVIDGGATILVSGSTIFKSKNLIETISKLRNPNFKGGI, from the coding sequence ATGGTTTTAATTGCGCCTTCAATTCTTTCAGCTGATTTTTCTGTGCTGGGAGAAGAAATCAAGAGGGTGGAAGAGGCTGGAGCTGACTTGCTGCACTTGGACGTAATGGACGGTTTGTTTGTACAAAACATTTCTTTCGGCCTGCCTGTAATTGAATCAATTTGCGGCAGGACAAGAGTGCCTTTGGATATTCACTTGATGATTTCAGAGCCTGAAAAGCTGATTGAAAGATTTCTTTCTTTTAAGCCTGAATTCCTTTCCTTTCATGTTGAGGCAACAAAAAAGCAGGATGAATTAATTGAATTGATTAAATCAAATAATGTTAAGGCAGGGATTGCAGTGAATGCTTTAACGCCAGTGAAAGAAGTTCTTGCTTTCCTTGATTCTGTTGATATGGTTCTGGTTATGAGCGTTAATGCAGGCTTTGGAGGCCAGAAATTCCTTGAGGAATCAATCCAGAAAATAAGGGAATTGAATGAATTGAAGGAAGAAAGGGGATTGAATTTTGAGTTAGAGGTTGACGGTGGCATAAATGAATTGAATGCGCGCAAGGTAATTGATGGGGGAGCAACAATTCTTGTGAGCGGTTCAACCATCTTCAAGTCAAAGAATTTGATTGAAACAATCAGTAAATTAAGGAATCCGAATTTTAAGGGAGGTATTTGA
- a CDS encoding fibronectin type III domain-containing protein, translated as MKGKFCLIAVLVVFALLTAGCTLSPGKPPEEKPGETPSLLTPPSSVTAEVKGSTARITWSKSTETGVKGYNVFRSLLKGKNYMKLTEEPLDVNEFTDKELAEGLTYYYAVTVVNSQGTDSEFSQEASALVLGIELIIDKNNSIYAGLCEEKESQFKKDLCLSNYAIEHLDGLVCNFIEGLSKDNCFNEVATKKNEAAFCAFITVLNPSMKDACYKTIAVALNDAKICLQIKDKTVSDECTKTIALSQSSATECNSIAGVTERDDCFTQLAQKLKDYKVCNNISSSRSFTAFKKDECLNSLLSSATDEKICALYIDKTLADNCYNSIAVNTGNFDLCEKIVSDYNSDVCVFNVDKNVLKLEYCTIIKDANIQQDCFTYLGEKNPSIEACELILNFPDKETCYYNLAVKNLSFEQCKNIAADMNKRDSCYSQIAADLNQSSACIRIRDNTIRNNCYALVALNSLSPEVCEKITTGTGYISCISEIAIKLKDYSVCKQVTKDYPAFIYNRTDYCYYDFGVELKSHDACAKIFNPAYRVACDGNASI; from the coding sequence ATGAAAGGAAAATTCTGTTTAATTGCAGTTCTGGTTGTATTTGCTTTGCTTACTGCTGGATGCACTTTAAGCCCAGGCAAGCCTCCTGAAGAAAAGCCAGGGGAAACGCCCAGCCTTCTTACCCCGCCTTCAAGTGTTACAGCTGAAGTGAAAGGCAGTACTGCAAGGATTACCTGGAGCAAGAGCACTGAAACTGGGGTAAAAGGATACAATGTGTTCAGGAGCCTTCTAAAAGGAAAGAATTACATGAAATTGACTGAAGAGCCTTTGGATGTAAACGAATTCACTGACAAGGAATTGGCTGAAGGCCTTACATACTATTATGCTGTAACAGTAGTTAACTCGCAGGGAACAGACAGTGAGTTCTCTCAGGAGGCAAGCGCCCTGGTTTTAGGGATTGAATTGATTATAGACAAAAATAACTCAATTTATGCGGGCTTATGCGAGGAAAAGGAAAGCCAGTTCAAGAAAGACTTGTGCTTGTCTAATTATGCAATAGAGCACTTGGATGGCCTTGTATGCAATTTCATTGAAGGCCTCTCAAAAGACAACTGCTTCAATGAAGTGGCAACAAAAAAGAATGAAGCAGCCTTCTGCGCTTTTATCACTGTGCTGAATCCTTCAATGAAAGATGCTTGTTACAAGACAATTGCAGTAGCATTGAATGACGCAAAGATTTGCCTGCAGATAAAAGATAAGACAGTTTCAGATGAATGCACTAAAACAATAGCCTTAAGCCAGTCTTCGGCAACTGAATGCAATTCAATTGCAGGCGTCACAGAAAGGGATGACTGCTTTACCCAACTGGCGCAAAAACTCAAGGACTACAAGGTGTGCAATAATATTTCTTCTTCTCGCTCTTTCACTGCATTCAAGAAAGACGAATGCCTTAATTCCCTTCTATCAAGCGCAACAGACGAAAAGATATGCGCTTTATACATTGACAAAACCTTGGCAGACAACTGCTACAATTCAATTGCAGTCAATACAGGCAATTTCGATTTATGCGAAAAGATAGTCAGCGACTATAATTCCGATGTATGCGTCTTCAACGTAGACAAAAATGTCCTAAAATTAGAGTACTGCACCATAATAAAGGATGCAAACATACAGCAGGACTGCTTTACATATTTAGGGGAGAAGAACCCTTCAATTGAGGCGTGCGAATTAATACTCAATTTCCCTGACAAGGAAACCTGCTACTATAATTTGGCAGTCAAAAACCTTTCATTCGAGCAATGCAAAAACATTGCGGCAGACATGAACAAAAGGGATTCATGCTACAGCCAGATTGCAGCAGACCTGAACCAGAGCAGTGCCTGCATTAGAATAAGAGACAACACAATAAGAAACAACTGCTATGCCTTAGTGGCATTGAATTCGCTTAGCCCTGAAGTGTGCGAAAAAATTACTACTGGAACAGGATACATTTCATGCATTAGCGAAATAGCAATAAAATTAAAGGACTACAGTGTCTGCAAGCAGGTAACAAAAGACTATCCTGCCTTCATTTACAACAGAACAGACTATTGTTATTATGATTTCGGCGTTGAATTGAAAAGCCATGACGCCTGCGCAAAAATATTCAATCCTGCATACAGGGTTGCATGCGACGGCAATGCCTCAATTTAA